The nucleotide window CATGGTTATTCCGGTTTCCGGTTTTTATACTTGCCACTTCCCCCAATTTCTTGATCACCCACTCGCCATAGAAGTCCGGCAATCGCCGCTTGCCAGTAAGAGCGGCTAACAAAACCGTTCCATGCACCGCAGACAGATGACAGCGCAGGCGAGCTTGAGCAAGGCCAGATGGGTGCCCAGTTGCCGCTCAAAGCGAATGCGCAGCTTGCCAAAGCCGGCCAGCCAGGCGTGCGTGCGCTCCACCACCCAGCGGTGGCGCCCTAGCCGCTGGCTGCTGTGCATGCCGCGCCGCGCGATGCGCGCCTGGATGCCGCGCTGGCGCAGTGCTGCGCGGCACTTGGCATAGTCGTAGCCCTTGTCCGCATGGAGGTTGTCCGGGCGCTTTCTCGGCCTGCCTTGCAAGCCAGGCACCGCTGGCACAGCGTCCAGCAGCTGTTCAAAGAGCATCGAGTCGTGCCGGTTGGCACCGCTGACCAAGATCGCCAGCGGTACGCCCCGCGCATCGGTCAGGATGTGGCGCTTGCTGCCAAGCTTGCCCCGATCCGTGGGGTTGGGCCCTGTCTCCTGACCCCCCGGGGGCTGGCAACGCTGGCGCCATCGACACTTGCTCGGCTCCAGTCGATCTGGTCATACTGGCGCAGCCGGCAAAGCAGTGCCTGGTGCAGCCGGTCCCAAACTCCCTCGCGCTGCCATTGCCTCAGGCGCCGCCAGCACGTCATGCCGCTGCCAAAGCCCAGCTCCTGGGGCAGCTCCTCCCACGGGATGCCGGTCATCAGGACGAACAAGATGCCGTTGAAGGCGGCGCGGTCATCCAGCCGAGGGCGCCCTCCCTTGGGCGAGGGCTGGGCAGCAGGCACCAGCAGCTCAAGTTCTTCCCAGAGCTTTTGACTGATCAAGGCGCGTTTCATCAGGATAGGGACTTCGATCCCGCGCACAAGTTCCGGTATTGTTAGCCGCTCTAAGCAGTTCCTGCAATGCGCCTTGTTTGATCTGGCACTTTTTGGCTATGAGTTGCTCCAGCGATTCGATTAACGCATCGGCATCGCGCAGGGCTTTGGCGATGGCTTGTTGTTCTTCCGATGCTGATGGGATGTTGAGTGCGACCTGATGTAGATCATTACGATTAACGCCAGGAACTCCGCTCTTCCCGCTATGCTCATGAAAGTCTACACGTTTCAGCGCGTAGGATATATATAGCGGATCGTTTCCGAAAAAATCCACAACATACAAAGTTGTGTTCAGTGGCCAGAAATTTTCATCTATGTAGAAGACTTGGCCAATAGTGCCGTATCGTCCTGTGACAACGCCGGGGCCATGAACTTTTGCCTCTGAGTGAAAGCCACCAACTCCCGCCGAAGTAATGATCGGTACGCCTCCCTTCGCGCGGTTCTTGTAAGGCAGGTCAAAACCCCGTTGAAGTTTTGATACTTTTCCCAGAGGCAGCGTCAACCAATCTTCTGGGATCGCCCCCGCTTCGGTCTGCTTGTAGCCCGCAGGCACGCTCACGCCCATACCGCACTCCCAGCCTGCGCGCCACCGCCATTCCTGCCATATTTCAATCCAAAAACGCCTCCAGCCCTCGTGCAATAAGCGGGAGCAGCTATCAATTCAATAGTCCACAACAGCGTCGCCCTGCTCATGCTGCGAACCCCATCCGGGCCAGATGCGCGTTCACCTTGGCCTCCAGTTCCTCGACCTTCGCCAACATCAGCGGCAGTGGCGTGCCATAGCGCTCCGCCAACTCCCGCACCCGCTGCGTCAGCGCCTGGCTGATGCGGCCCATCTCGCCGTGGATGGCGGCGTCCAGCGCCGCCAGCCATTTGTCATCCGCCACCAGCGCCTGGATTTCCGCCTCGCTCAACTGGGGATAGCGTGCGCAGGCCTTGGCGTCCAGCGCGGCCTCGGCGTCCTTGAGTTGCTTTTTCAGCGCGGCCTCGTCCTTGGACAGCTCCAGCCAGCTGTTCAGCACCTCGGCCTCGTCTTGTGCATCGGCGTCGCCTTTGATCTCGCGCAGCCGGTCGGTCACGCTGGCCTTGTTGATCTTGTCGAAGCCCGCGAAGGTGGCGTCCTCGCCGCTGTGTTCTTCCTCCAGCTCGGCCAGTTGCGCGCTGGCGCTGTCCAGCCGGGCGGCCAGGTCGTCTATCTCTTGCTGCTCCGCGGCGAAGTAGCGCGCCACCAGCAGCGCCTTGGGCACCGGATCGCAGGCCCAGCCCTTGTCCACGCTGCGCGTGACCTTGCCGTCCTTGTTTTTCTTGGCCTCGATGACGCGGTAGGTTTCGGCCTTCCAGCCATCGGTGGCGATCAGATAGGCGTCGTCCTGCATGGTGGTGGCCCAGTAGTCCATCAGGTGCTGATAGACCGCATAAGTGTCGATGAGCGGTTGGCCGGTGTAGTGCGCCAGCAGGCTGTCGGCCAGTTGCGCGATCAACTGCTTGGGGTGGAAGCCCGGTTGCAGGGCTTTGAGGGCCGGCGCGGCCTGCTGGCGCCAGGCGTCGAACAGGTCGTTCATACGCGCCATGAAGGCGGCAAATTCGGCGTGCTGGTGGATGGTGCTTTTGATGGCGGCCTGGTCCACGGCGAGTTGCAGATAACCAGGGCGCAGCGGCGCAAACAACGCGCCGCGCAGGCCAGAGCAGACAGCCCAATAGGCATGCAGCGCATCCACATCGGCGGCGGGGATGCCGCCTTGCAGGTGGCCGGCAATGTCCTGCCGGTCTTCGGCCCTGCTGGCGTCTATGTAGCGCGGCAGGTTCAGGTTGAAGTCGTTTTTCTCGATCTCTTCCAGGCCGACCATGCGGGCGAACTGGGGCACTTCGGTCTGGCGCGTGAACACGTCGACGATGCGGTGGATGTCCTGCTCGCGCAGCCGGTTCTTGGGGCCGTCTTTCATGTAGCCGCTGCTGGCGTCCATCATGAAGATGCCTTTGCGCGCGTGCGCGTGCTGCTTGTCGATGACGATGATGCAGGCCGGGATGCCGGTGCCATAGAACAGGTTGGCCGGCAAGCCGATGATGCCTTTGAGGTAGCCATGGCGCACCAGGTTGCGGCGGATTTCGGCCTCCGCATTGCCGCGAAACAGCACGCCGTGCTGCAGGATGCACGCGGCCTGGCCGGTGCTTTTGAGCGAGCGGATGATGTGCAGCAGATAGGCGAAATCACCCTGCTTGGCAGGCGGCACGCCGAAGGTGGCAAAGCGCCCGTAGGGGTCATGCAGCGGGTCCAGGCCGGTGCTCCAGCGCTTGTCGGAGAACGGCGGGTTGGCCACGACGTAGTCGAAGGTCTTGAGCTGGTCTCGCCCGAGCGTGGAGTCCTTGAACTTGGGGTCTGCCAGCGTGTTGCCCTGGCGGATTTCCGCCGTGGGGTTGTCGTGCAGGATCATGTTCATGCGCGCCAGGCCGCTGGTGGCGGAATCCTTTTCCTGCCCGTAGAGGGTGACCTTGGCCGTGGCCTCGTCGGCCACCTTGAGCAGCAGCGAGCCTGAGCCGCAGGTCGGGTCGTACACGGTGGTGGCGCTGGTGGTCGGCGCGCTGCCGATGCCGATGATCCTGGCCATCACGCGGCTGACCTCGGCGGGGGTGTAGAACTGGCCCTTGCTTTTGCCGCTTTCGGTGGCGAAGTGGCGCATCAGGTATTCGTAGGCATCGCCCAGGATGTCGTCGCCGTCAGCGCGGTTCTTTGAAAAATCCAGCGCCGGATTTTCGAAGGTGGCGATCAAGTTGGTCAGCCGGTCCACCATCTCCTTGCCGGTGCCCAGCTTGGTGTCGTCATTGAAGTCGGGCATGTCGGCCAGCTTGTTGGCCGTGGCCAGAGGGCCGACGATGCGCTTGTTGATCTGATCGCCGATGTCGCTGCTGCCCTTGAGCGCCGCCATGTCGGCAAAGCTGGCACCCGGCGGGATGGTGATGGGCGCGAAGGGTTGGCCGGCGTATTTGTCGCTGACGTATTTGATGAACAGCAGCACCAGCACGTAGTCCTTGTACTGGCTGGCATCCATGCCGCCGCGCAGCTCGTCGCAGGATGCCCAAAGGGAGGAATAGAGTTCGGATTTCTTGATGGCCATGGTGTCGCGCGTGCAGATTCGCAGCGGGCGATTGTGGACGAGGGGCGAGTTGCAACGCCGCTTCGCGGGGTGCTGCCCAGGGCAAGGCACCGGGATACTTCCGAGTTTTCATACTCTGGGAAAATACAGGCGATGAGCGACGCACACGCCCCCACCTTGAACCTCCCCACCACCTCTACGCAGGCACCCAAAATCGGCTTCGTCAGCCTGGGCTGTCCCAAGAACCTCACCGACTCCGAACTGATCCTGACCCAGCTCTCGGCCGAGGGCTACCAGACCTCCAAGACCTTCCAGGGCGCGGACCTGGTGATCGTCAACACCTGCGGCTTCATCGACGACGCCGTGCGCGAGAGCCTGGACACCATCGGCGAGGCGCTGGCCGAGAACGGCCGCGTGATCGTCACCGGCTGCCTGGGCGCCAAGGCCGGCAAGGAGGGCGGCACGCTGATCCAGGACGTGCACCCCAGCGTGCTGGCGGTGACCGGGCCGCATGCGGCCCAGGAAGTCATGGACGCGGTGCACCGCAATTGCCCGAAGCCGCACGACCCCTTCCTGGACCTGGTGCCCGGCGCCATCGGCGAGGCCGGCATCAAGCTGACCCCGCGCCACTACGCCTACATGAAGATCAGCGAGGGCTGCAACCACCGCTGCACCTTCTGCATCATCCCGTCCATGCGCGGCGACCTGGTCTCGCGCCCCATTGGGGATGTGCTGAAGGAGGCGCGCGCGCTGTTCGAGGGCGGCGTCAAGGAGCTGCTGGTGGTCAGTCAGGACACCTCGGCCTACGGCGTGGACGTGAAGTACCGCACCGGTTTCTGGGACGGCAAGCCGGTGCGCACGCGGCTGCTGGAGCTGGTGCAGGCGCTGGGCGAGCTGGCAAAGCCATATGGCGCCTGGGTGCGGCTGCACTACGTTTATCCGTACCCCAGCGTGGACGAGATCGTCCCCCTGATGAGCGCCGGCCTGGTGCTGCCCTACCTGGACGTGCCGCTGCAGCACAGCCACCCCGACGTGTTGCGCCGCATGAAGCGCCCGGCCAGCGGCGAGCGCAACCTGGAGCGCATCCAGCGCTGGCGCGAGCAATGCCCCGAGCTGGTCGTCCGCAGCACCTTCATCGCCGGCTTTCCCGGCGAGACGGAGGAAGAGTTCCAGCACCTGCTGGACTTCGTGCGCGAGGCGCAAATCGATCGCGCCGGCTGCTTCGCCTACAGCGACGTGCCCGGCGCCGCAGCCAACAGCCTGCCCGGCATGCTGCCGATCGAGCTGCGCGAAGAGCGCCGCGCGCGCTTCATGGCGGTGGCCGAGGAAGTCTCCACCGCGCGCCTGGCGCAGCGCGTGGGCTCGACCATGCAGGTGCTGGTGGACAAGGCCGTGAGCCTGGGCAAGAAGGGCGGCGTGGGCCGCAGCTATGCCGATGCGCCCGAGATCGACGGCGTGGTGCACCTGCAGCCCGTGGAGAAAGCCAGCAAGACATACAAGAGCGGCGACTTCGTGCGCGCGCGCATCGTGGGCACGCAAGGGCATGACTTGGTCGGCGTGCCCGTTTGAGTGCTATCGAAGATGTAGCTACGCGCCGTTGATTCACGCCGACTGAAGGCCAAAATGGCTTGAAAACGGCGCTGAGGGCACAAAAAAGGCTTCCCGGGGGAAGCCTTTTTTGCTGGTGCCGCCGGCGCTCAGACGCGCTTGCGGTATTCGCCGGTGCGCGTGTCGATCTCGATCTTGTCGCCTTGCGAGACGAACAGCGGCACCGGCACTTCAAAGCCGGTGGCGATCTTGGCGGGCTTGAGCACCTTGCCCGAGGTGTCGCCCTTGACGGCCGGCTCGGTCCAGGTGATCTCGCGCTCGACGCTGGTGGGCAGCTCCACCGAGATGGCCTTGCCGTCGTAGAACACCACTTCGGCGGTCATGCCGTCTTCCAGGAAGCTGATGGCGTCGCCCATGTTGCCGGCTTCGACCTCGTACTGGTTGTACTCGGTGTCCATCCAGACGTACATCGGGTCGGCGAAGTAGGAGTAGGTGCACTCCTTCTTGTCCAGCACCACGTTGTCGATCTTGTCGTCGGCCTTGAAGACGACTTCGGTGCCCATGTTGTTGAGCAGCCCCTTGAGCTTCATGCGGACGGTGGCAGCACCGCGGCCGCCGCGGGCATATTCGGTGCGCAGCACGATCATGGGGTCCTTGCCCTGCATGATGACGTTGCCGGCGCGGATTTCTTGAGCGAGTTTCATGGCTTGGCCTATAGAGGTAAAGGTGGAGCCGCTCGCTCGAGGCGGGGCGAAACCGGCAGGCCTGCCTGGTCCACCCCGGCGCCGGGACGCTTGCGGCGGGGGCGCCAGCCGGTCTCGATCACGCTGAAAGAGCCAGCCACAGATGGCGCAAAGCCCGCGATTCTAGCTTTTCTCGCGCACGAACCCCAGCAGTTGCGTGACCAAATCCGCGCCCTGCGCGAGACGATCGCGCGCCGATTGGGCGCAGGCGCGCCACTCGGCCAGCGTTCGGGGCGTCAGC belongs to Melaminivora suipulveris and includes:
- a CDS encoding type I restriction-modification system subunit M translates to MAIKKSELYSSLWASCDELRGGMDASQYKDYVLVLLFIKYVSDKYAGQPFAPITIPPGASFADMAALKGSSDIGDQINKRIVGPLATANKLADMPDFNDDTKLGTGKEMVDRLTNLIATFENPALDFSKNRADGDDILGDAYEYLMRHFATESGKSKGQFYTPAEVSRVMARIIGIGSAPTTSATTVYDPTCGSGSLLLKVADEATAKVTLYGQEKDSATSGLARMNMILHDNPTAEIRQGNTLADPKFKDSTLGRDQLKTFDYVVANPPFSDKRWSTGLDPLHDPYGRFATFGVPPAKQGDFAYLLHIIRSLKSTGQAACILQHGVLFRGNAEAEIRRNLVRHGYLKGIIGLPANLFYGTGIPACIIVIDKQHAHARKGIFMMDASSGYMKDGPKNRLREQDIHRIVDVFTRQTEVPQFARMVGLEEIEKNDFNLNLPRYIDASRAEDRQDIAGHLQGGIPAADVDALHAYWAVCSGLRGALFAPLRPGYLQLAVDQAAIKSTIHQHAEFAAFMARMNDLFDAWRQQAAPALKALQPGFHPKQLIAQLADSLLAHYTGQPLIDTYAVYQHLMDYWATTMQDDAYLIATDGWKAETYRVIEAKKNKDGKVTRSVDKGWACDPVPKALLVARYFAAEQQEIDDLAARLDSASAQLAELEEEHSGEDATFAGFDKINKASVTDRLREIKGDADAQDEAEVLNSWLELSKDEAALKKQLKDAEAALDAKACARYPQLSEAEIQALVADDKWLAALDAAIHGEMGRISQALTQRVRELAERYGTPLPLMLAKVEELEAKVNAHLARMGFAA
- a CDS encoding IS5 family transposase (programmed frameshift), whose translation is MKRALISQKLWEELELLVPAAQPSPKGGRPRLDDRAAFNGILFVLMTGIPWEELPQELGFGSGMTCWRRLRQWQREGVWDRLHQALLCRLRQYDQIDWSRASVDGASVAKPPGGQETGPNPTDRGKLGSKRHILTDARGVPLAILVSGANRHDSMLFEQLLDAVPAVPGLQGRPRKRPDNLHADKGYDYAKCRAALRQRGIQARIARRGMHSSQRLGRHRWVVERTHAWLAGFGKLRIRFERQLGTHLALLKLACAVICLRCMERFC
- the efp gene encoding elongation factor P, producing the protein MKLAQEIRAGNVIMQGKDPMIVLRTEYARGGRGAATVRMKLKGLLNNMGTEVVFKADDKIDNVVLDKKECTYSYFADPMYVWMDTEYNQYEVEAGNMGDAISFLEDGMTAEVVFYDGKAISVELPTSVEREITWTEPAVKGDTSGKVLKPAKIATGFEVPVPLFVSQGDKIEIDTRTGEYRKRV
- the rimO gene encoding 30S ribosomal protein S12 methylthiotransferase RimO, which encodes MSDAHAPTLNLPTTSTQAPKIGFVSLGCPKNLTDSELILTQLSAEGYQTSKTFQGADLVIVNTCGFIDDAVRESLDTIGEALAENGRVIVTGCLGAKAGKEGGTLIQDVHPSVLAVTGPHAAQEVMDAVHRNCPKPHDPFLDLVPGAIGEAGIKLTPRHYAYMKISEGCNHRCTFCIIPSMRGDLVSRPIGDVLKEARALFEGGVKELLVVSQDTSAYGVDVKYRTGFWDGKPVRTRLLELVQALGELAKPYGAWVRLHYVYPYPSVDEIVPLMSAGLVLPYLDVPLQHSHPDVLRRMKRPASGERNLERIQRWREQCPELVVRSTFIAGFPGETEEEFQHLLDFVREAQIDRAGCFAYSDVPGAAANSLPGMLPIELREERRARFMAVAEEVSTARLAQRVGSTMQVLVDKAVSLGKKGGVGRSYADAPEIDGVVHLQPVEKASKTYKSGDFVRARIVGTQGHDLVGVPV
- a CDS encoding restriction endonuclease subunit S — its product is MGVSVPAGYKQTEAGAIPEDWLTLPLGKVSKLQRGFDLPYKNRAKGGVPIITSAGVGGFHSEAKVHGPGVVTGRYGTIGQVFYIDENFWPLNTTLYVVDFFGNDPLYISYALKRVDFHEHSGKSGVPGVNRNDLHQVALNIPSASEEQQAIAKALRDADALIESLEQLIAKKCQIKQGALQELLRAANNTGTCARDRSPYPDETRLDQSKALGRT